TGCTGCGGGCGCCCGAACCGTGTCACGTCTGTTGGCTGCCATTGGCGGGTGCGTCATTGAGTGTCGGCGAGTTTCTTCAGCGGTTGGCTCGGGCGTTGGGATCGAGCTCCGCGGACGAACAAGGATTGCTGGCGTATCTGGCGCAATTGCAAACGCCGACCTGGGTCTGCCTGGATGACTATTGCCGCACGCCCGACCCGGAGCTGGATCTTTTGCTCGACCGGCTATTGGCGATCAGTAACCCGGTGATTACCTGGTGGCTGAGTGGTCGCCGCCGCCCTCCCTGCAATTGGCCACGCCTGTTGCTCGCCGACGAACTGTACGACTGCGAGCGCGCCACGCTGGCTTTCACTCAAACTGAAATCGCCCGACTGTTGCATCACCTGGAGCCAGAGCAGGCCGCCAAGCGTGCCAGCAGGATCGTCGAACTGAGCGGCGGCTGGTGCGCGGGTGTGCGGATTGCGTTGCTGCAAAAATGCGACGGGTCGCGCAACGAGCCGCCGCATGCTCGGCCGGACACGCTGCACGATTACCTTGAGCACGAACTGTTCAGCATTCTGACCCCGGAGCTCACGGAAGCCTGGCGGGTGCTCGCCCATCTGCCGCGTTTCAATGCCCGGCTGTGCGACCACCTGTTCGGTGCGGGGGAGGGCGCGCAGTACCTGAATACGTTGCAGGCGTTGGGTTGCTTTATCGAGCCCTGGCAGGACTCGACAGACTGGCTGCAGATTTTCGCGCCACTCACGCATTTGATGCGCGAAGAACAATGGCCGGAGGGACGCTCCTGGCATCGCCGCGCCTGTCAGTGGTTCGCCGCTGAACTGGACTGGAAAGCGGCATTTGAACAGGCCTTGCTGGCGCAAGAGTTCGAAGTTGCGGTCAGCCTGTTGCAGCATTTCAGTTTCGAGCACCTGTTCGAGGAGCAGACAGTGGTGCTGTTGTTGCGTCTGCATGAACGGCAAGGCGAGGAGCTTACGCTGAGCTCGCCGCAACTGGTGGGGCTGATCACCGCAGCGTTGCTGTTCGCCGGGCGGTTCGAGCAGGCGGGCGAATGCATCGAGCACTTGTCGCGCTTCATGCCTCAGCCGTCGGCGCTCCAGCAACAGCAGCTGATCGCGCGCTGGCAAGCCTTGCAGGGTTGGCTCTTGCATTTGCAGGGGCGCATGGAGCCATCGCGGACGCATTTGCTGGAGGCGCTCAGCGAGCTCGGCCCCCCGCTGTGGGGCGCCCGGCTGATGTGCCTGTCCGGCCTGACCCAGCAAGCGTTGCTGCGGGGCGAGCTTGAGGTGGCGCAGGCCCTCAACCGTGAGGCGTTGTGCCTGGCGCGCGCGCACGATTCGCTGGTGTTCGAAGGGTTGCTGGAGCTCGATCACGCGCAAGTGCTCGAACAAAGGGGAGCGCCCGGCAGGGCCGAGCACTTGCTGGCGAACATGAACGATTTGCTTGCCAAGCGGCAACCGCTGGCCGAACCGTTGCTCGGGCGGATTGCCTTGCGTCGCGGGCGTTTGAGCTTGTCTCAGGGACAGGATGCACAAGCGGCCGAGTACTTCGAAAGCGGGCTACAGATGTGCCTGCGCAGTCAGGACAAGCGCGTGCTTTATGGCTTTCTCGGCCTCGCGCAATTGGCCGCCAATCGCCAGGACTACGCCCAGGCCTTTGTCCTGCTGCGTGACGCCGAGCGGTTGATGCAACAGCGGCGGATTCCAGACTCGGTCTACCGCAGTGTCCTGCTGCAAATCAGCTGCCATTTCTGGCTACAGCAGGGCCGCCCGGAATTGGCCCATGAAGCCCTGCCCCGGGTGCTGCGCCACTATCATGGTGCCCATGCACGACAGGCTCCGCCGGCGACGCTGGAGCTGATTCCCGGCCTTGAATACCTGCTGGTGCTGACCGAAGTGTATCGCGGGCAGGCGCAAGCCCCTCTGGTGCAGCTCGAGGCCCAGTTGAACTGGGCGCGACAACGGGGAATGTCGGGGCTGCAAGCGCAATTGCACCTGGCACTGGCAGAAGTGGCCTGGCTGACGGGCGATACGCCTGCTGCCCGCCAGTCGTTGCAGGAAGGCCTGGCAATGGTCGAGCGTTGTAACCTTCAACAGGCTCTTCGCGACTTTCGATTACGCCAGCCACGCTTGCCGGAGGCGATTGGTCGTACTGATTCAGCGCTTACCCCTGAATCGGCGGCTTTGGGCCAGAACCGGTTAAGTCAGCGTGAAATAGAAGTCCTTGAGTTGGTTGCCCTGGGGAACTCCAATCAACAAATAGCCGATCTATTGTTCATATCGTTACATACAGTTAAAACCCATGCGCGCCGGATTAACGGGAAGTTGGGGGTTGCGCGTAGGACTCAAGCAGTGGCCAAGGCAAAAACGTTGGGTATCGTTGTTTGATGGGGGGTTATATGTTTACGAATGCATACAAGTTTTAGAGTTACTTGTGTTGTTGGAGTGTTTTATAAAGTGGGCGTCGGCCCGTCAATTTGTATTTGTCTTTTTGAATGTATCTTGGCCGATCCCTTATTTATGGAAAGGATGCTGTTTGTGAAAAATTATTTGTTGGAAGAAGTCAGTAAAAAGTTGGCTGAGGTTTTCGGTGATATGAGTATTGCGATCAATGCCGATGAAACCTACCTGAATTCGGTAGTGGTCAACGACGAAGGAAAGCAGGTGGTTGATTATTCTGAGAGCTTGAGCTGGGCGATCATGGAGAAAGTGCAAGAGAATGAACTGCCGGCGTTCAATGATGAGTACGCAGGTATTTTCTTCAAGCGATGGACATTTGATAAAAATGATCGAGTGACCGAGTTGGATATCGCCGACCTTAATAAAGCAGGTCGGGTTGTAGTCGAATCCTACCGAAACAAGTAATCGCTCCAGTAGGCGATCAACTTGATTAACCTGTGACGGCGGATGGCTCATATCCCATTCGCCAACTTACGGCCCGCGTCGTCGTCAGCAATCGCTGCGCCGCCGGGCCGTTTTCGTCGGCGTGAAACAATGATGCCGGACCAACGATGGTCATGACCGCCGCCATGTTGCCGACGGCGTTGAAAACAGGTGCCGACAAGGCATCGACGCCCGGCATCAACAAACCATGGACATGATGCAAACCGCGCTCACGGATCTGTTCGCACAGCGCGGCATACGCCTGATCGTCCGCCAGCGCATGGGGAGTAGCGTTGCGCAGTTCCTGCTCGCGCAGGTCCACGGTTTCTCGTTTCGGCAAATAGGCGCCGAACACCAATCCGGTCGACGAGCTGAGCAACGGCAACA
This DNA window, taken from Pseudomonas fluorescens NCIMB 11764, encodes the following:
- a CDS encoding LuxR C-terminal-related transcriptional regulator produces the protein MTAMAPCLDRTGLLPRLSSHHLTRERLIEPLLASTARVKLLCAPAGSGKSALLIECLLRAPEPCHVCWLPLAGASLSVGEFLQRLARALGSSSADEQGLLAYLAQLQTPTWVCLDDYCRTPDPELDLLLDRLLAISNPVITWWLSGRRRPPCNWPRLLLADELYDCERATLAFTQTEIARLLHHLEPEQAAKRASRIVELSGGWCAGVRIALLQKCDGSRNEPPHARPDTLHDYLEHELFSILTPELTEAWRVLAHLPRFNARLCDHLFGAGEGAQYLNTLQALGCFIEPWQDSTDWLQIFAPLTHLMREEQWPEGRSWHRRACQWFAAELDWKAAFEQALLAQEFEVAVSLLQHFSFEHLFEEQTVVLLLRLHERQGEELTLSSPQLVGLITAALLFAGRFEQAGECIEHLSRFMPQPSALQQQQLIARWQALQGWLLHLQGRMEPSRTHLLEALSELGPPLWGARLMCLSGLTQQALLRGELEVAQALNREALCLARAHDSLVFEGLLELDHAQVLEQRGAPGRAEHLLANMNDLLAKRQPLAEPLLGRIALRRGRLSLSQGQDAQAAEYFESGLQMCLRSQDKRVLYGFLGLAQLAANRQDYAQAFVLLRDAERLMQQRRIPDSVYRSVLLQISCHFWLQQGRPELAHEALPRVLRHYHGAHARQAPPATLELIPGLEYLLVLTEVYRGQAQAPLVQLEAQLNWARQRGMSGLQAQLHLALAEVAWLTGDTPAARQSLQEGLAMVERCNLQQALRDFRLRQPRLPEAIGRTDSALTPESAALGQNRLSQREIEVLELVALGNSNQQIADLLFISLHTVKTHARRINGKLGVARRTQAVAKAKTLGIVV